A DNA window from Mesotoga sp. BH458_6_3_2_1 contains the following coding sequences:
- the rbsD gene encoding D-ribose pyranase, whose translation MKTKGILHNDLAREVARLGHGDMLVITDRGFPFPRHENTICIDVSVGRDLPRFVDVVKVVLEELEIEKVIIADETKSASPEIYSQLKEIVSQVKNKGNAIVEENIPHPEFKDLVLNGGLQGKEVKVFVKTGEFTPYANIILVSGVDF comes from the coding sequence ATGAAGACAAAGGGTATTCTTCACAACGATCTTGCAAGAGAAGTGGCAAGACTTGGCCACGGAGACATGTTAGTTATAACAGACAGGGGCTTTCCGTTCCCAAGGCACGAAAACACAATTTGCATCGATGTATCGGTAGGAAGAGATCTCCCCAGGTTCGTAGATGTCGTTAAGGTCGTCCTCGAGGAACTTGAAATCGAGAAGGTAATTATCGCTGACGAAACCAAATCGGCAAGCCCGGAAATCTATTCACAACTGAAGGAAATTGTTTCGCAAGTCAAGAACAAAGGGAACGCTATAGTGGAGGAGAATATCCCTCATCCAGAATTCAAGGATCTAGTTCTAAATGGCGGTCTCCAAGGCAAAGAAGTAAAAGTATTCGTCAAGACAGGAGAGTTTACTCCATACGCAAATATCATACTGGTTTCCGGTGTAGATTTCTAG
- a CDS encoding LacI family DNA-binding transcriptional regulator, translating into MANMKDVAKHAGVSVATVSNVISGKKFVSPELKSVVLDSINALQYRPSKIARSLRIRKSFLVGLLVPDITNPYFAEIARGVESVALDHDYQMFLCNSDGKSHREEETLISFLGHGVDGVINVAPRMEEGLLADLSDGMPMVILDRHLTIENPLIDVIYTNNFKGSAQLARHLLNKGHKRFACIAGPRDVPSAVRRLQGFCSELEKDGIREGDIRIYYGGFKYEDGFKIMKQQILKLKNRPTAVFAGNDMMAWGAIEAAKQHGLKIPKDISIAGFDNVLYSSLVIPAMTTVNQPKYEAGRAAMKLLLEKIMKKQNGESVHTKKMELDSQLIVRESTEI; encoded by the coding sequence ATGGCTAATATGAAAGATGTTGCCAAACATGCTGGAGTATCGGTGGCCACAGTATCAAATGTAATATCTGGGAAGAAATTCGTGAGTCCTGAACTGAAGAGCGTTGTCCTTGATTCCATAAACGCCCTTCAATACAGACCAAGTAAAATTGCTAGAAGTCTTAGAATTCGAAAGTCATTCCTGGTTGGACTTCTGGTTCCGGATATTACTAATCCGTACTTCGCCGAAATCGCAAGGGGTGTGGAAAGCGTCGCACTCGATCACGATTACCAGATGTTTCTCTGTAACAGCGATGGAAAGAGTCACAGAGAAGAAGAGACGTTGATTTCCTTCCTCGGCCACGGAGTGGATGGTGTGATCAATGTTGCACCCAGAATGGAAGAGGGGCTTCTAGCCGATCTTTCAGATGGAATGCCCATGGTGATTCTTGACAGGCATCTCACAATCGAGAATCCGCTAATTGACGTAATCTACACCAATAATTTCAAAGGTTCTGCTCAGTTAGCCAGACACTTACTAAATAAAGGGCACAAAAGATTTGCCTGCATAGCTGGACCAAGAGATGTACCCAGTGCAGTAAGAAGGCTTCAGGGATTCTGCAGCGAACTTGAGAAAGATGGAATACGCGAAGGAGATATAAGAATCTATTATGGTGGCTTCAAATATGAGGACGGATTCAAGATAATGAAGCAGCAAATATTGAAGCTTAAGAACAGACCAACTGCTGTCTTTGCCGGGAATGACATGATGGCGTGGGGGGCAATTGAGGCAGCAAAACAGCACGGGTTGAAGATTCCGAAAGACATCTCAATTGCAGGGTTTGACAATGTTCTTTACTCATCACTAGTAATCCCGGCAATGACGACTGTGAATCAGCCCAAGTATGAAGCTGGAAGGGCAGCAATGAAGTTGCTTCTTGAGAAGATCATGAAAAAGCAGAATGGGGAAAGCGTCCATACGAAAAAAATGGAGCTGGATTCACAGCTTATAGTGAGGGAATCAACTGAAATATGA
- a CDS encoding PspC domain-containing protein encodes MSLEKRLYKSRKDKVIDGLAAGIAEYLGIDPVIVRLVFVALVFAGGAGLIIYIIGMFIVPRAPINSENNVVIMDEEGKPIEEGEKTGISDDKSKLIIAGILIVFGIALLLGSFTPWNIFSGVFWKLVIGVVLIAGGGFVIYKSISRR; translated from the coding sequence GTGAGCTTGGAAAAGAGGCTTTACAAGTCTAGAAAGGACAAAGTTATAGATGGTCTGGCTGCAGGAATAGCAGAGTATCTTGGAATCGATCCGGTGATAGTCAGGTTAGTGTTTGTAGCACTGGTTTTCGCAGGCGGAGCTGGCTTAATAATATACATTATTGGCATGTTTATTGTACCCAGAGCTCCGATAAACAGTGAAAACAATGTTGTAATAATGGATGAGGAAGGGAAGCCGATTGAAGAAGGGGAGAAGACGGGCATATCCGATGACAAGAGTAAACTGATAATTGCAGGAATTCTCATTGTCTTCGGAATAGCTCTCTTATTGGGATCCTTCACCCCATGGAACATTTTCAGTGGTGTTTTCTGGAAGCTGGTAATAGGAGTGGTCTTAATCGCAGGCGGAGGTTTTGTCATTTACAAATCCATCAGCAGGAGATGA
- a CDS encoding diacylglycerol kinase family protein produces the protein MKTLVVVNPNASHGEAGRDFENSISTLIRDEIGDYDLHVTTCPGDAMDYVSHNSDYERIISVGGDGTLNEVVNGMTIGKSRASVGIIAIGSGNDFARAIDLKHDYKEMVKIASGKKTREIDLLKVFYRDFTGNKSLRYAVNVIGAGFDAAITDRMNKSRFKTSGKMAYLLSFLIEYVTSKTYPLSFVVEGEEVSGSFFFLTMANGNYFGGGMRIAPKAVVDDGLVDVVGVSKMSKIRLLYHFPKIYRGEHLAVDTVSYRTAKNISVKSDRDVIIQMDGEVVGGLPMEVSVCDKALKIASV, from the coding sequence TTGAAAACCCTCGTAGTAGTTAATCCAAATGCTAGTCATGGTGAAGCCGGCAGAGATTTTGAGAACAGCATCTCCACATTGATTCGTGATGAAATCGGTGACTACGACCTCCACGTGACAACTTGTCCAGGAGATGCTATGGACTACGTTTCACACAACTCTGACTACGAAAGAATAATTAGTGTAGGAGGAGACGGAACTCTAAACGAGGTAGTGAACGGAATGACAATCGGCAAATCTCGGGCTTCAGTGGGAATCATCGCCATCGGTTCGGGCAATGACTTTGCAAGAGCTATTGATCTCAAACATGACTACAAGGAAATGGTCAAGATTGCTTCTGGAAAGAAAACACGCGAAATAGACTTACTGAAGGTTTTCTATAGAGATTTCACCGGCAACAAGTCTCTCAGGTATGCAGTAAATGTCATTGGAGCGGGATTCGATGCCGCAATAACAGACAGAATGAACAAATCAAGATTCAAGACGAGCGGAAAGATGGCTTATCTGCTCTCCTTCCTGATAGAGTACGTAACCTCAAAGACCTATCCTTTGAGTTTCGTTGTTGAAGGGGAAGAAGTCTCCGGCAGTTTCTTCTTTCTTACAATGGCCAATGGGAACTACTTTGGCGGAGGAATGAGAATAGCGCCCAAAGCTGTTGTGGATGATGGACTCGTTGATGTCGTGGGCGTGTCAAAGATGTCTAAAATTCGTTTGCTTTATCACTTTCCAAAGATCTACCGCGGTGAACATTTAGCCGTTGACACCGTTAGCTATCGGACCGCCAAGAACATCTCCGTGAAGAGTGACAGAGATGTCATTATTCAGATGGACGGAGAAGTTGTCGGAGGTCTTCCCATGGAAGTCTCCGTTTGCGATAAAGCTCTGAAGATCGCCTCAGTCTGA
- a CDS encoding OAM dimerization domain-containing protein, translated as MDEFSVNKEERVSKIDLSRITPYGDTMNDGKVQLSFTLPAPFGPEADEAAKLLMRKMGLKNPQIVFSKEMTSDFTFFVAYGESSYTLDYTSIRVPKIALEKMSMEEIDKFIEERIRRKIVVVGASTGTDAHTVGIDAIMNMKGFAGHYGLERYKNIDAHNLGSQVQNEELVAKAIELSADAILISQTVTAKNVHLKNMTSLVELLEAENLRKRVILVAGGARITHELAKELGYDAGFGPGTFAEDVASFIVHRLESMT; from the coding sequence ATGGATGAATTCTCAGTAAATAAAGAGGAGAGAGTCTCAAAAATCGACCTGAGTAGAATAACTCCATATGGGGATACAATGAACGACGGCAAAGTTCAGCTGAGTTTTACCCTTCCTGCTCCATTTGGTCCCGAAGCAGATGAGGCGGCGAAATTGCTGATGAGAAAGATGGGGTTGAAGAACCCCCAGATTGTTTTTTCAAAGGAGATGACGTCTGACTTCACTTTCTTCGTCGCCTATGGTGAGTCCTCCTATACTTTAGACTACACATCTATCCGGGTCCCCAAGATTGCTTTAGAAAAAATGTCTATGGAAGAGATCGACAAATTCATCGAAGAGCGAATAAGGAGAAAGATAGTTGTAGTAGGAGCTAGCACCGGAACTGACGCTCACACGGTAGGTATCGACGCGATAATGAACATGAAAGGTTTTGCAGGTCACTACGGACTGGAAAGATACAAGAATATTGATGCCCATAATCTCGGTAGTCAGGTTCAGAATGAGGAGCTAGTGGCAAAGGCAATTGAACTTAGTGCAGACGCAATTCTAATATCACAGACAGTTACAGCAAAGAATGTTCATCTCAAGAATATGACTTCGCTGGTTGAGCTTCTTGAAGCCGAAAACCTTAGAAAGAGAGTCATTCTTGTAGCCGGTGGAGCAAGAATAACTCATGAACTGGCAAAAGAACTGGGATACGATGCCGGGTTCGGTCCCGGGACTTTCGCAGAAGACGTCGCTTCCTTTATAGTTCACAGACTTGAGTCAATGACCTGA
- a CDS encoding lysine 5,6-aminomutase subunit alpha has translation MKGKLNLDERKVAEARDYAETISDGIHDFVIQHTTVSVERAVCRLLGIDGVDDHGIPMPNIVVDHLKSANLIEEGAAYVVGNALLVTGLTPQRIAEEISRGRMDLRSIDYKPHNEVFDGIDELVSKTVEKIRSNRDKRVSLIREIGEGRKPYLYVIVATGNIYEDVVQAKAAAKQGADIVAVIRSTGQSLLDYVPYGPTTEGFGGTYATQENFRIMRSALDEVGEEVGRYIRLCNYCSGLCMPEIAAMGAVERLDVMLNDALYGILFRDINMKRTIIDQYFSRVINGFAGVIINTGEDNYLTTADAYEEAHTVLASQFINERLALMAGIPEEQMGLGHAFEMDPSIENGFLYELAQAQMSREIFPKAPLKYMPPTKFMTGNIFRGYAQDTLFNVISIMTNQGIQLLGMLTEAIHTPFMSDRYLAIENARYIFNNLRDLGDEIAFKEDGIIQARASTVLKEALVLLKEIVSVGLFEALEKGIFANVRRSQHGGKGLDGVVEKGSMYRNPFIEKMLGGRQNG, from the coding sequence ATGAAAGGGAAATTGAATCTTGACGAGAGAAAAGTTGCAGAGGCAAGGGATTACGCCGAAACAATTTCCGACGGCATACATGATTTCGTTATTCAACACACAACGGTAAGTGTCGAGAGAGCAGTCTGCCGGCTGCTTGGTATAGATGGGGTCGACGATCACGGAATCCCGATGCCGAATATTGTCGTAGATCACCTCAAGTCGGCGAATCTAATAGAAGAAGGTGCCGCATACGTTGTTGGCAATGCCCTGCTGGTAACCGGTCTTACACCTCAGAGGATTGCTGAGGAAATTTCTCGAGGAAGAATGGATCTAAGAAGCATTGATTATAAGCCTCACAATGAGGTTTTCGACGGTATCGATGAATTGGTGAGTAAGACTGTTGAGAAAATTCGGTCAAATCGCGATAAGCGCGTGTCTTTGATTCGAGAAATTGGTGAAGGAAGAAAACCGTATCTCTACGTCATTGTAGCTACGGGAAACATATATGAAGATGTGGTACAAGCAAAGGCAGCTGCAAAACAAGGAGCAGACATAGTGGCAGTAATCAGATCGACTGGTCAGAGTCTACTCGATTATGTTCCGTATGGACCAACAACAGAAGGTTTTGGGGGTACATACGCTACCCAAGAAAATTTCAGAATAATGCGGTCTGCGCTTGATGAAGTTGGAGAAGAGGTAGGAAGATATATCAGGCTCTGCAATTACTGCTCTGGACTTTGTATGCCGGAAATTGCGGCAATGGGAGCTGTCGAAAGACTTGATGTCATGCTGAACGATGCCCTCTACGGCATCCTGTTCAGAGACATAAACATGAAAAGGACCATAATCGACCAATACTTTTCAAGGGTCATTAATGGATTCGCCGGAGTAATAATCAATACCGGTGAAGACAACTACCTGACTACTGCCGATGCATATGAAGAAGCCCACACTGTACTGGCTTCCCAGTTCATAAACGAAAGGCTGGCGCTGATGGCCGGTATCCCTGAAGAGCAAATGGGACTTGGGCACGCCTTCGAGATGGATCCATCAATAGAAAACGGCTTCCTATATGAGCTCGCTCAAGCGCAGATGAGCCGGGAGATATTTCCAAAAGCCCCGTTGAAATACATGCCACCAACGAAGTTCATGACAGGAAACATTTTCAGAGGTTACGCTCAAGATACTCTTTTCAATGTGATTTCCATCATGACTAATCAAGGCATTCAACTGCTGGGAATGCTTACCGAAGCGATTCACACTCCTTTCATGAGTGACAGGTATCTTGCGATTGAGAATGCACGCTACATTTTCAACAATTTACGTGATCTTGGTGATGAGATAGCATTCAAAGAAGATGGCATTATCCAGGCAAGAGCCTCCACCGTGCTAAAGGAAGCTTTGGTCCTGCTAAAAGAAATCGTTTCCGTAGGTCTCTTCGAAGCGCTGGAAAAAGGTATATTCGCAAATGTTAGAAGATCGCAGCATGGTGGAAAAGGATTGGACGGAGTCGTCGAAAAGGGTTCCATGTACAGAAACCCATTTATCGAGAAGATGCTTGGAGGAAGACAAAATGGATGA
- a CDS encoding MutS-related protein has product MKYLDCGFEYIVSLIDPLTPMGREQLRNLNFMTSANEIIESHQRQLDMAEKEGKVASFKLILSKIRDIRGTLSNLSSANVLDDIELFEVKSFTYWCGKLREKLGRCASWMELPDLSVVFSILDPDNSGTESFHISDNCDDSLSVIRKEIHRLQRIEVEDKESELNQLLQENFEIENRVRARLSKRLLENCEALDAAIKVIGNIDFTIALTELNRKLGLEKPDISSGEYEFRDLVNPEISRNLNLRGREFQPFSAKLGRKVVIIGGNMTGKSVLLRTVALLQTMFQHGLFVPARNALIPVYDTVIYFSGDKQSFVDGLSSFAGEIEHLKMAIEIVDSDTSGLFLFDEIGRSTNPVEGPAFLMASAEYLHRNEKCRSVFTSHYEEALGIEGAQMFIIKGVDHEKVIKEKGRDVSYYVDHSLVEMGSTESFPKEAITIARLMGLDREFIQLIKRKMEGGCE; this is encoded by the coding sequence GTGAAATATCTAGATTGTGGATTTGAATACATAGTTTCTCTCATAGACCCTCTCACTCCCATGGGTAGAGAGCAGCTACGCAATCTCAACTTCATGACGAGTGCAAACGAGATAATTGAATCTCACCAAAGACAGCTTGATATGGCTGAGAAGGAAGGAAAGGTTGCTTCTTTTAAGCTAATTCTTTCAAAAATCAGAGATATCAGGGGTACGCTTTCGAACCTCTCTTCGGCAAATGTCCTAGATGATATTGAACTGTTCGAAGTAAAAAGCTTCACTTATTGGTGCGGAAAGCTTAGGGAGAAACTGGGGAGATGCGCTTCTTGGATGGAACTTCCTGATCTTTCTGTTGTGTTTTCGATTCTAGATCCAGACAATTCAGGAACCGAAAGCTTCCATATCTCCGACAACTGCGACGATTCTCTAAGCGTAATCAGAAAGGAGATCCACAGACTTCAGCGAATCGAAGTTGAAGATAAGGAATCGGAACTCAACCAGCTTCTACAGGAAAACTTCGAGATCGAGAACAGAGTGAGAGCCAGACTTTCTAAGAGACTTCTCGAAAACTGCGAAGCACTTGATGCAGCGATTAAGGTTATTGGAAATATAGATTTCACAATCGCTCTCACCGAACTCAATCGGAAACTTGGCTTGGAGAAGCCGGATATAAGCTCAGGGGAGTATGAGTTTCGAGATCTTGTAAACCCAGAAATATCTAGAAACCTTAACCTGAGAGGCAGAGAATTCCAGCCCTTTTCCGCAAAACTGGGAAGGAAAGTAGTGATTATTGGCGGAAATATGACCGGAAAATCCGTTCTTCTCAGGACAGTCGCACTCCTTCAAACAATGTTCCAGCACGGCCTTTTTGTTCCAGCAAGAAATGCGCTCATTCCTGTTTATGATACGGTCATTTATTTCAGTGGAGACAAACAGTCTTTTGTAGACGGGCTTTCTTCGTTCGCAGGGGAAATCGAACACCTTAAAATGGCAATCGAAATTGTCGATTCAGACACTAGCGGCCTGTTTCTTTTTGACGAAATAGGAAGAAGCACAAATCCAGTTGAAGGACCTGCATTTCTCATGGCCTCTGCAGAATACCTTCACCGAAACGAAAAATGTCGATCCGTTTTCACATCTCACTATGAAGAGGCGCTTGGCATTGAAGGTGCACAGATGTTCATAATTAAAGGTGTAGATCACGAGAAGGTAATCAAAGAAAAGGGCAGGGATGTCTCTTATTACGTGGATCACTCACTTGTAGAAATGGGAAGTACCGAGTCCTTTCCAAAAGAGGCAATAACAATCGCCCGTCTAATGGGACTTGACAGAGAGTTTATCCAGCTTATCAAAAGAAAGATGGAGGGAGGTTGTGAATGA
- a CDS encoding MaoC family dehydratase, producing the protein MRFEDFFVGQCFSTNRRITSAMVDSFAELTGDRNPVHTDDEFARNSRFGRRIAHGMLSVGIISAILGNEFPGPGSIYMKQEVKFLKPIFLEEEVKISIEILEKISEKKRLVVKTTVEKRDGEKAVDGEALLLFTGE; encoded by the coding sequence ATGAGATTCGAAGATTTCTTTGTAGGTCAGTGCTTCTCTACCAACAGAAGAATCACTTCAGCCATGGTGGACTCCTTTGCAGAGTTGACTGGAGACAGGAACCCTGTTCACACAGACGATGAGTTTGCAAGAAACTCGCGGTTTGGGAGAAGAATTGCTCACGGTATGCTCTCGGTAGGGATCATTTCGGCCATTCTCGGAAACGAATTCCCAGGACCTGGTTCCATCTACATGAAACAGGAAGTGAAATTTCTTAAACCCATTTTCCTGGAAGAGGAAGTGAAGATAAGTATAGAGATCCTGGAGAAAATCTCTGAGAAGAAGAGATTGGTAGTAAAGACAACTGTCGAGAAAAGAGACGGAGAGAAGGCCGTTGACGGTGAAGCCCTTCTGCTTTTCACGGGAGAATGA
- the ablA gene encoding lysine 2,3-aminomutase → MRDYREISMWKDVTPAQWSDWRWQVANRIKTVEALRQIIGITEEEALGIAECLRTLRMSITPYYATLMDPINQRCPIRRQAVPTDKELRIDRWDMIDPLHEDEDSPVSGLTHRYPDRVLFLITDQCSMYCRHCTRRRFAGQLDRPRTRQEIDAAIEYIRETPEVRDVLLSGGDALLVGDDYLEYILSELREIPHVEIIRIGTRTPVVLPQRVTPELVEMLRKYHPIWINTHFNHPLEITPDSTRACEMLADAGIPLGNQSVLLRGVNDSPYIIMELVHQLVKIRVRPYYIYQCDLSQGIGHFRTSIRKGIGIMESLIGNTSGLCVPTFVVDAPGGGGKIRVMPQYNISESDRVVVLRNYEGVITTYHEPEDTSSDVDDRLYREKYEFTGVSDLLYGNSMSFEPTTLQRRDRIRKWKEKKVKK, encoded by the coding sequence ATGAGAGATTACAGGGAAATTTCAATGTGGAAAGATGTTACTCCTGCTCAGTGGAGTGATTGGCGCTGGCAGGTAGCCAACAGGATCAAGACTGTTGAAGCTCTCAGGCAGATAATCGGAATCACCGAAGAAGAAGCACTCGGAATTGCCGAATGTCTTAGAACGCTTCGAATGTCAATTACACCCTACTATGCAACTCTCATGGATCCAATCAATCAGAGATGTCCAATTAGAAGGCAGGCAGTTCCTACGGACAAGGAACTAAGAATCGACAGATGGGATATGATTGACCCACTTCATGAAGACGAAGACTCTCCGGTTTCCGGGCTTACTCACAGATATCCCGATAGGGTCCTCTTTCTAATCACGGACCAGTGTTCGATGTACTGCAGGCATTGTACACGACGAAGATTTGCCGGACAGCTCGACAGACCCAGAACCAGACAGGAAATCGATGCGGCAATTGAGTACATCAGGGAGACTCCTGAGGTTAGAGATGTGTTGCTTTCTGGAGGGGATGCTTTACTTGTGGGGGACGATTATCTTGAGTATATTCTAAGTGAACTGAGAGAAATTCCCCACGTCGAGATCATAAGAATTGGTACAAGGACGCCTGTCGTACTTCCTCAGAGAGTGACTCCCGAACTCGTAGAGATGCTGAGAAAATACCACCCGATTTGGATTAACACCCATTTCAACCATCCACTAGAAATCACTCCCGATTCTACTAGAGCATGCGAAATGCTAGCAGATGCAGGAATACCGTTGGGAAATCAATCTGTTCTCCTTCGAGGAGTGAATGATTCACCCTACATAATAATGGAGCTCGTACACCAGCTTGTCAAAATACGAGTTAGACCTTATTACATATATCAGTGCGATCTTTCTCAAGGAATTGGCCATTTCAGAACTTCCATAAGGAAAGGAATAGGAATCATGGAGTCTTTGATTGGAAATACTTCGGGACTATGCGTTCCAACATTCGTGGTCGATGCCCCCGGAGGAGGCGGTAAGATTAGAGTGATGCCCCAATACAACATCTCCGAGTCAGATAGAGTAGTCGTTCTAAGAAATTATGAAGGTGTAATCACCACATATCATGAGCCGGAGGATACTTCCAGTGACGTTGATGACAGGCTCTACAGGGAGAAGTATGAGTTCACCGGCGTCTCTGATCTTCTTTACGGAAATTCGATGAGTTTCGAGCCTACGACACTCCAGAGAAGAGACAGAATAAGAAAGTGGAAGGAGAAGAAGGTGAAGAAATGA
- a CDS encoding L-erythro-3,5-diaminohexanoate dehydrogenase, whose translation MRGCPYGSHRVIEPIGFLPQAAAKIDNSTELYDNEILVDVETLNVDSASFTQIREACEDNESRISHMIMDIVKDRGKLQNPVTGSGGMLIGRISRIGKDLSERDLKVSDRIASLVSLSLTPLRIERILNVHLEKDQVDIVGNAILFESGIYSKLPSDIPAKMALAVLDVAGAPAQVDKLVENGMNVAILGGGGKSGVLCCYQAMKKCGDSGKVIVVEYSEENAERIREYKLAHEVVIADATKPLDVFEKIKRITDENLCDVVINNVNVPGTEMGSILAVKNGGIVYFFSMATSFTRAALGAEGVGKDITMIIGNGYTKGHAKLALDILRESREIRRLFEKLYI comes from the coding sequence ATGAGAGGATGTCCTTATGGAAGCCACAGAGTAATTGAACCTATTGGGTTCCTCCCTCAAGCGGCCGCAAAAATTGATAATTCAACGGAGCTATATGACAACGAAATTCTCGTCGATGTGGAGACTTTGAACGTTGATTCTGCGAGTTTCACGCAAATAAGAGAAGCGTGTGAGGACAATGAATCGAGAATCTCACATATGATAATGGACATAGTTAAGGACAGGGGAAAGCTACAAAATCCTGTAACCGGCTCCGGAGGGATGCTCATAGGAAGGATATCTCGAATTGGAAAAGATCTTTCTGAAAGAGATTTGAAAGTTAGCGATAGGATAGCTTCACTTGTTTCGCTTTCTCTGACACCCCTTAGAATCGAGAGAATTCTTAATGTCCATCTTGAAAAGGATCAGGTAGACATTGTGGGAAACGCAATCTTGTTTGAAAGTGGCATCTACTCGAAGCTGCCCTCTGATATTCCAGCAAAGATGGCCCTTGCGGTTTTGGATGTTGCCGGGGCACCAGCACAGGTCGACAAACTTGTTGAGAACGGCATGAATGTAGCTATACTGGGAGGTGGGGGCAAATCCGGCGTTCTGTGCTGCTATCAGGCAATGAAGAAATGTGGTGACTCGGGAAAAGTGATTGTAGTAGAATATTCAGAAGAGAATGCCGAGAGGATCCGCGAGTATAAACTGGCACATGAAGTAGTGATTGCCGATGCAACTAAACCGCTTGACGTGTTTGAGAAAATCAAAAGAATTACAGATGAAAACCTCTGCGATGTGGTTATCAACAACGTTAATGTTCCTGGGACAGAAATGGGATCGATTCTCGCGGTAAAGAACGGAGGTATTGTCTACTTCTTTAGCATGGCGACTTCTTTCACAAGAGCAGCTCTTGGTGCCGAAGGTGTGGGAAAGGATATAACAATGATTATTGGAAATGGCTACACGAAAGGTCACGCCAAGCTTGCACTAGATATTTTGAGAGAATCAAGAGAGATTAGAAGGCTTTTTGAGAAGCTATACATTTGA
- a CDS encoding 3-keto-5-aminohexanoate cleavage protein — protein sequence MNKLIITAALTGAEVMKEQQPALPVSPEEIASEAYECFLSGASIVHIHARDSSGKPTQNREVYRDIMERIKSKCDLIFQPSTGGAVWHKAEERAEPLELDPEMATLSTGTCNFGSDVFFNSEETIEYFADKMKKRNIKPEIEVFERGMIENALRLRKKGLIESPIHFDFVLGVPGASPGNIEDLIHMINSIPSGSTWTVAGIGRNELPLATFAILLGGHVRVGFEDNIYYAKGELALSNAQLVQRVVRIAGELGRDVATPAEARAILGIRRKDL from the coding sequence ATGAATAAACTAATAATCACGGCTGCCCTGACCGGTGCGGAAGTGATGAAAGAACAACAACCGGCTCTCCCGGTTTCTCCAGAAGAAATCGCATCTGAAGCTTATGAATGCTTCCTTTCAGGAGCAAGCATAGTCCATATTCACGCAAGAGATTCTTCTGGAAAACCAACCCAGAACCGAGAAGTGTACAGAGATATCATGGAAAGAATAAAAAGTAAATGCGACCTGATCTTTCAACCATCAACCGGCGGAGCTGTGTGGCACAAGGCAGAGGAGAGAGCTGAACCGCTCGAACTGGATCCGGAGATGGCAACTCTTTCTACCGGTACGTGCAATTTCGGGAGTGATGTCTTCTTTAACTCGGAAGAGACTATTGAATACTTCGCAGATAAGATGAAGAAGAGAAACATCAAACCCGAGATTGAAGTATTCGAAAGAGGTATGATTGAAAATGCGCTTAGATTGCGTAAAAAGGGTCTGATAGAGAGTCCGATTCACTTTGACTTTGTCCTTGGAGTCCCTGGGGCTAGCCCCGGAAACATCGAAGATTTGATCCATATGATTAACTCAATACCATCAGGAAGTACCTGGACGGTAGCCGGTATCGGAAGAAATGAGCTTCCTCTTGCAACGTTCGCTATACTTCTTGGGGGACATGTAAGGGTAGGTTTTGAAGACAACATCTACTATGCAAAGGGTGAACTTGCTCTTTCTAACGCGCAGTTAGTCCAGAGAGTTGTGAGAATTGCAGGAGAGCTCGGCAGAGACGTCGCCACTCCCGCTGAAGCAAGAGCAATACTTGGGATCAGGAGGAAAGACCTATGA
- a CDS encoding hotdog domain-containing protein yields MIRIRMSLQDAHYGGNLVDGAKVIQMFGDVATELLIRNDGDEGLFKAYDNIEFLAPVYAGDYVEATGEIVSTGNTSRKMIFQAFKVAQTRSDIGDSAAEILTEPVLVCKASGTCVVPKNRQRKNNE; encoded by the coding sequence ATGATCAGAATTCGAATGAGCCTTCAAGATGCTCATTACGGAGGCAATTTGGTTGATGGTGCGAAAGTTATCCAGATGTTTGGTGATGTTGCTACTGAGTTGCTGATAAGAAATGACGGTGATGAGGGCTTATTCAAGGCCTATGACAACATCGAATTCCTTGCTCCTGTCTATGCAGGAGATTACGTTGAAGCGACAGGAGAAATAGTCTCAACCGGCAACACATCTAGGAAGATGATTTTCCAAGCCTTCAAGGTCGCTCAGACGAGGTCGGATATAGGTGATTCGGCGGCCGAAATCCTCACCGAACCGGTCCTGGTGTGCAAAGCCAGCGGAACATGCGTAGTTCCGAAGAACAGGCAGAGGAAGAACAATGAATAA